Proteins from a single region of Amycolatopsis sp. CA-230715:
- a CDS encoding TetR/AcrR family transcriptional regulator encodes MTTGTIRTSGAAGEDTRSRLLATALRLFTEHGAEGTSLQMIADALGVTKAAVYYHFKTKDEITEAVAEPGLRELAAVVEEAATFRRRGARVDHLLTGFVDIVVRHRALVALFSSDPGVARAIEKTLHGEERFEKRLLTLLSGPEPDTATLVAAHVALAGIALAGGAPALAGLDDESLREALLAVGRRLMGRPRPRT; translated from the coding sequence ATGACAACCGGGACGATCCGGACCAGCGGCGCCGCGGGGGAGGACACGCGGTCGCGGCTACTGGCGACCGCGCTGCGGTTGTTCACCGAGCACGGCGCCGAGGGCACGTCGCTGCAGATGATCGCGGACGCGCTCGGGGTCACGAAGGCCGCGGTGTACTACCACTTCAAGACGAAGGACGAGATCACCGAGGCGGTCGCCGAGCCGGGGCTGCGCGAACTCGCCGCCGTCGTCGAGGAAGCGGCGACCTTCCGCAGGCGGGGCGCCCGCGTCGACCATCTGCTCACCGGGTTCGTCGACATCGTGGTCCGCCACCGCGCGCTCGTCGCGTTGTTCAGCAGCGATCCCGGAGTGGCCCGCGCGATCGAGAAGACGTTGCACGGCGAGGAAAGGTTCGAGAAGCGGCTGCTGACGTTGTTGTCGGGACCCGAGCCGGACACCGCCACGTTGGTGGCCGCGCACGTCGCGCTCGCCGGTATCGCGCTGGCGGGCGGGGCACCCGCGCTCGCCGGTCTCGACGACGAAAGCCTCCGCGAAGCGCTGCTGGCCGTCGGAAGGCGGTTGATGGGCCGCCCCCGCCCGCGGACCTAG
- a CDS encoding MMPL family transporter codes for MATLLYRLGRSSFRRRWLVVGVWAAVLVALGLGALTLSGTTTNAVTIPGTESQQAIDHLKEKFPQASAGGGTARVAIAAPDGQKLTEPANRAAVEQVVAKLKVAPQVAGVVDPFQAKTISPDGKVALAQVSYKVQAFVLTPEDRAALTSSGDPARQAGLEVQIGGDAVQGPVETQATEGIGVIVAAIVLAITFGSLIAAGLPLLTALIGVGVGMAGIMTASGFMELNANTPILALMLGLAVGIDYALFIVSRYRHELSEGKEPEEAAARSVGTAGSAVVFAGLTVIIALAGLTVVGIPFLAEMGIAAALTVAVAVLIALTLLPAVLGFAGRKVLGKKAREESADAAKTTNGERWAKFVARHRVVVLVGAVAALLVAAIPATSMQLGLPNDSTAAPDSTQRKAYDLVTSGFGEGANGPLLVVVDTEGSKDPQGAVRQAVTGIAKLGDVAAVTPPQVNATGDTALLSVVPKSGPSSEQTEQLVSDIRAQNANLGEATGAKLSVTGQTAANIDVSEKLADAMLPYLALIVGLAFLLLMLVFRSVVVPLKATLGFLGSVIATFGAVVAVFQWGWLTDLLGVETTGPIMSMLPILLIGVLFGLAMDYQVFLVTRMREEHVHGAPAQQAMVTGFRHGSRVVVAAALIMISVFAGFVLADQALIQSIGFALAFGVAVDAFVVRMTIVPAVMSLLGKHAWWLPKWLDRIVPNVDVEGEKLAQHLGDGGDAGEKVLEPAR; via the coding sequence GTGGCCACCCTTCTGTACCGGCTCGGCCGGTCGTCATTCCGCCGCCGCTGGCTCGTCGTCGGTGTCTGGGCGGCCGTGCTCGTGGCGCTCGGCCTCGGCGCGCTGACGCTCTCGGGCACGACCACGAACGCCGTGACCATCCCCGGCACCGAGTCGCAGCAGGCGATCGACCATCTCAAGGAGAAGTTCCCGCAGGCGTCCGCGGGCGGCGGTACCGCGCGCGTCGCGATCGCCGCGCCGGACGGGCAGAAGCTCACCGAGCCGGCCAACCGGGCCGCCGTCGAGCAGGTCGTCGCCAAGCTCAAGGTCGCGCCGCAGGTCGCGGGAGTCGTGGATCCCTTCCAGGCCAAGACGATCTCACCGGACGGCAAGGTCGCGCTGGCGCAGGTCAGCTACAAGGTGCAGGCGTTCGTGCTGACGCCGGAGGACCGCGCCGCGCTGACCTCGTCCGGCGATCCCGCGCGCCAGGCCGGGCTCGAGGTCCAGATCGGCGGCGACGCGGTGCAGGGCCCGGTGGAAACCCAGGCCACCGAAGGAATCGGCGTGATCGTCGCGGCGATCGTCCTCGCCATCACGTTCGGCTCGCTCATCGCGGCCGGGCTGCCGCTGCTGACCGCGTTGATCGGGGTCGGCGTCGGCATGGCGGGGATCATGACCGCGTCCGGGTTCATGGAGCTGAACGCGAACACGCCGATCCTCGCGCTCATGCTCGGCCTCGCGGTCGGCATCGACTACGCGCTCTTCATCGTCTCCCGATATCGGCACGAACTCAGCGAGGGCAAGGAACCCGAGGAGGCCGCCGCGCGCTCGGTCGGCACCGCGGGATCGGCCGTCGTGTTCGCCGGGCTCACCGTGATCATCGCGCTCGCCGGGCTCACCGTCGTCGGCATCCCGTTCCTCGCCGAAATGGGCATCGCCGCCGCGCTGACCGTGGCCGTCGCGGTGCTCATCGCGCTGACGCTGCTGCCCGCCGTGCTCGGGTTCGCCGGGCGGAAGGTGCTCGGCAAGAAGGCGCGGGAGGAATCGGCCGACGCCGCCAAGACCACGAACGGCGAGCGGTGGGCGAAGTTCGTGGCGCGGCACCGGGTCGTGGTGCTCGTCGGCGCGGTCGCGGCGCTGCTGGTGGCCGCGATCCCGGCCACCAGCATGCAGCTCGGCCTGCCCAACGACAGCACCGCGGCACCGGATTCGACCCAGCGCAAGGCCTACGACCTGGTGACCTCCGGGTTCGGCGAGGGCGCCAACGGGCCACTGCTCGTGGTCGTCGACACCGAGGGCAGCAAGGACCCGCAGGGCGCCGTGCGCCAGGCGGTCACGGGCATTGCGAAGCTCGGCGACGTGGCGGCGGTGACTCCCCCGCAGGTGAACGCCACCGGCGACACCGCGCTGCTGAGCGTGGTCCCGAAGAGCGGGCCCAGCAGCGAGCAGACCGAACAGCTCGTCTCCGACATCCGCGCGCAGAACGCGAACCTCGGCGAGGCCACCGGCGCCAAGCTGTCCGTCACCGGGCAGACCGCGGCGAACATCGACGTGAGCGAGAAGCTCGCCGACGCGATGCTGCCCTACCTCGCGCTCATCGTCGGGCTGGCGTTTTTGTTGCTGATGCTGGTTTTCCGGTCGGTGGTCGTGCCGCTCAAGGCGACGCTCGGCTTCCTCGGCTCGGTCATCGCGACGTTCGGCGCGGTGGTGGCCGTGTTCCAGTGGGGCTGGCTGACCGATCTGCTCGGCGTGGAGACCACCGGCCCGATCATGAGCATGCTGCCGATCCTGCTGATCGGCGTGCTGTTCGGGCTGGCGATGGACTACCAGGTGTTCCTGGTGACGCGGATGCGCGAAGAACACGTGCACGGCGCACCGGCTCAGCAGGCGATGGTGACCGGGTTCCGGCACGGTTCCCGCGTCGTGGTCGCGGCCGCGCTCATCATGATCAGCGTGTTCGCCGGGTTCGTGCTCGCCGACCAGGCACTCATCCAGTCGATCGGGTTCGCGCTCGCGTTCGGGGTCGCGGTGGACGCCTTCGTGGTGCGCATGACGATCGTGCCCGCGGTGATGTCGCTGCTGGGCAAGCACGCGTGGTGGCTGCCGAAGTGGCTGGACCGGATCGTGCCGAACGTCGACGTCGAAGGCGAGAAGCTCGCGCAGCACCTCGGCGATGGCGGCGACGCGGGCGAGAAGGTCCTCGAACCAGCCCGCTGA
- a CDS encoding RICIN domain-containing protein, whose translation MKRLAVVLSTVLLAALFVSAGAANAATTQPTFLTFYGWWDNTPPGGEIEYPKLHDTAGGEGTYDDPITFATSTKELKAGTKVWVPRVKKYFIMEDSCQECGEDWSGEGPNGGPGLRHIDLWLGGEGGSAMDAIDCEDALTHYNSDGKPTMEPVVVDPPSDETVDPTPIFDTKSGACYGGAKPTTTVGQYKNDSTGQCLEDPANSTKPGTALKTAACSGGASQRFTFHGAFLLVNDLCAGMSGGKVVLQKCTGGPAQQWSINPDKTISDIQSGQKCVRASGGNAVAGSCSGAASRWTFTPK comes from the coding sequence ATGAAACGGCTTGCCGTCGTTCTGTCCACCGTCCTGCTCGCGGCGCTTTTCGTCAGTGCGGGCGCCGCGAACGCGGCCACCACCCAGCCCACGTTCCTAACGTTCTACGGGTGGTGGGACAACACCCCGCCCGGCGGTGAGATCGAATACCCGAAGCTGCACGACACCGCGGGCGGCGAGGGCACCTACGACGACCCGATCACGTTCGCGACCTCGACGAAGGAACTCAAGGCGGGCACGAAGGTCTGGGTCCCCCGGGTGAAGAAATATTTCATCATGGAGGACTCCTGCCAGGAATGCGGCGAGGACTGGAGCGGCGAAGGCCCCAACGGCGGACCGGGGCTGCGGCATATCGACCTGTGGCTCGGCGGTGAAGGCGGCAGCGCGATGGACGCGATCGACTGCGAAGACGCGTTGACGCACTACAACTCCGACGGCAAGCCGACGATGGAACCCGTCGTGGTCGACCCGCCGTCGGACGAGACCGTCGACCCGACGCCGATCTTCGACACCAAGAGCGGCGCCTGCTACGGCGGCGCGAAGCCGACCACGACCGTCGGGCAGTACAAGAACGACTCGACGGGCCAGTGCCTCGAAGATCCGGCGAACAGCACCAAGCCGGGCACCGCGCTGAAGACGGCCGCGTGCTCCGGCGGGGCGAGCCAGCGGTTCACCTTCCACGGCGCGTTCCTGCTCGTCAACGACCTGTGCGCGGGCATGTCCGGCGGAAAGGTCGTGTTGCAGAAGTGCACCGGTGGACCGGCTCAGCAGTGGTCGATCAACCCCGACAAGACGATCTCGGACATCCAGAGCGGCCAGAAGTGCGTGCGCGCCTCGGGCGGCAACGCGGTGGCGGGAAGCTGTTCGGGCGCGGCGAGCAGGTGGACGTTCACCCCGAAGTGA